The following are encoded in a window of Castanea sativa cultivar Marrone di Chiusa Pesio chromosome 9, ASM4071231v1 genomic DNA:
- the LOC142610560 gene encoding magnesium-protoporphyrin IX monomethyl ester [oxidative] cyclase, chloroplastic, which produces MAAEMALVKPISKFSSAAPKFGNLRSGSYSKFTTIKMTATSQPPPPTSTTKPSKKAAKTAIKETLLTPRFYTTDFDEMETLFNTEINKNLNQAEFEALLQEFKTDYNQTHFVRSKEFKEAADKLQGPLRQIFVEFLERSCTAEFSGFLLYKELGRRLKKTNPVVAEIFSLMSRDEARHAGFLNKGLSDFNLALDLGFLTKARKYTFFKPKFIFYATYLSEKIGYWRYITIYRHLKANPEYQCYPIFKYFENWCQDENRHGDFFSALMKAQPQFLNDWKAKLWSRFFCLSVYVTMYLNDCQRTAFYEGIGLNTKEFDMHVIIETNRTTARIFPAVLDVENPEFKRKLDRMVEINEKLLAVGETEDASFVKNLKRIPLIAALASELLAAYLMPPIESGSVDFAEFEPQVVY; this is translated from the exons ATGGCAGCAGAAATGGCACTTGTAAAACCCATCTCCAAATTTAGCAGTGCTGCTCCCAAATTTGGCAACTTGAGAAGTGGTTCATACTCAAAATTCACCACCATCAAAATGACTGCCACTTCACAGCCTCCTCCACCTACTAGCACTACCAAGCCTAGCAAGAAAGCTGCTAAAACTGCCAttaaggagacccttttgacACCAAGGTTTTACACCACAGACTTTGATGAAATGGAGACCCTTTTCAACACTGAGATCAACAAGAACCTCAACCAGGCTGAGTTTGAAGCTCTGCTGCAAGAATTCAAGACTGACTACAACCAGACACACTTTGTGAGGAGCAAGGAATTCAAGGAGGCTGCTGACAAATTGCAAGGCCCCCTAAGGCAAATCTTTGTGGAGTTCTTGGAGAGGTCCTGCACTGCTGAGTTCTCTGGGTTCCTTCTCTATAAAGAGCTTGGAAGAAGGCTTAAG AAAACCAATCCAGTGGTGGCTGAGATTTTCTCTCTCATGTCCAGGGATGAGGCAAGACATGCTGG ATTCTTGAACAAGGGTTTGTCTGATTTTAACTTGGCATTGGACTTGGGTTTCCTAACAAAGGCTAGGAAGTATACATTTTTCAAGCCTAAGTTCATTTTCTATGCTACCTATCTATCTGAGAAAATCGGATACTGGAGATACATAACCATATACAGACATCTCAAGGCCAATCCTGAGTACCAATGTTATCCCATTTTCAAGTATTTTGAGAACTGGTGCCAGGATGAGAACCGTCACGGTGATTTCTTCTCTGCATTGATGAAGGCCCAGCCACAATTTCTCAATGACTGGAAAGCAAAGTTGTGGTCCCGATTCTTCTGCCTATCG GTTTACGTGACAATGTACCTCAATGATTGCCAACGCACAGCTTTCTATGAAGGCATTGGACTCAACACAAAagaatttgatatgcatgtcaTCATTGAG ACAAACCGCACAACAGCTAGAATTTTCCCAGCTGTGCTAGATGTTGAGAACCCAGAATTCAAGAGGAAGTTGGATCGCATGGTGGAGATTAACGAGAAGCTGCTTGCTGTTGGGGAGACTGAGGACGCATCCTttgtgaagaacttgaagaGGATACCACTTATTGCAGCATTGGCCTCTGAGCTCCTGGCTGCATATCTAATGCCACCAATTGAGTCTGGATCTGTCGATTTTGCAGAGTTTGAGCCACAAGTTGTGTACTGA
- the LOC142610561 gene encoding putative aquaporin SIP2-1 has protein sequence MAGVGLLVSDLIISFMWVWSGALTKIFVNNILGLGSHEPRGEVIKCMLSILVLFFFAFLGKITKGGAYNPLTVLADAISGDFRHFIFNVGARIPAQVIGSIIGVRLIIDTFPEVGLGPRLSVDIHRGALTEGFLTFAIVIISLGLAQKIPGNFFMKTWISSVSKLTLHILGSDLTGGCMNPASVMGWAFARGDHITKEHILVYWLAPIEATLLAVWIFRLVVRSPKEDKADMKSKSE, from the exons atggctggGGTTGGTTTATTGGTCTCAGATTTGATAATCTCTTTCATGTGGGTTTGGTCAGGGGCTTTGACTAAGATTTTTGTGAACAATATTTTGGGGTTGGGCAGCCATGAACCTCGTGGTGAGGTTATCAAGTGCATGCTCTCTATTcttgttttgttcttctttgcTTTCTTGGGCAAGATAACCAAAGGTGGAGCCTATAATCCTCTCACTGTGTTGGCTGATGCAATTTCTGGTGATTTCAGGCATTTCATCTTTAATGTTGGTGCTAGAATCCCGGCGCAG gtTATTGGATCCATTATTGGGGTAAGGCTCATTATTGACACCTTTCCTGAAGTTGGACTTGGGCCGCGTTTAAGTGTTGACATCCATCGAGGTGCACTAACAGAAGGATTCCTGACATTTGCAATTGTTATTATTTCACTTGGTCTGGCCCAAAAAATCCCTGGAAATTTCTTCATGAAGACTTGGATCTCAAGTGTCTCCAAGCTAACTCTTCACATACTTGGCTCTGATCTAACTGGTGGTTGTATGAACCCAGCCTCT GTGATGGGATGGGCTTTTGCTCGTGGGGATCATATAACCAAGGAGCATATACTTGTATACTGGCTTGCCCCAATTGAGGCAACTCTACTGGCTGTATGGATATTTAGGTTGGTAGTTCGGTCGCCTAAAGAGGATAAAGCAGATATGAAGAGCAAATCAGAATGA